A genomic stretch from Chloroflexota bacterium includes:
- the polA gene encoding DNA polymerase I, protein MADRRPILMLIDGPSIVYRAYFAMMQTPLTTSDGMLVTGIFGFLNIVLRGMQDLKPDYAIVSFDLGRPQFRFDAYPDYKAGRPSMPDDLRAQFPIVRELVTMMGMPIRELAGYEADDVIGTLALEAAAAGVDTYIVSGDLDGLQLVNDHIRLFTTRMGVANTVVYDEAKVAERYGLRPDQMLDYKALKGDTSDNIPGVPGVGEKTAVALLQQFGSLDALYEHLDEVKGKLRERLAEHRESAFLSRRVGRIVTDLPVALELETARTSRYDRRAVAQRLRELEFRSLIDRLPPSSIAPTGHDAPERDTKGGLQLSLDLLGGSGASQAAGGGAADGASSRAAPDPLVDPGGAIEHVDPRIPRSEADLVELEAWLAAHGDAVGLGWAAGPGRIHGRALLGIAMAGADGSCWYLPLDVGDGTPWLPRWFARDDRTLIGHDLKQMIVLLARLGTPLQGPAVDTLVASYMLNPALRAQTLDDLAANRYGAELPPPPVSGESGAEESVVARRAAAEALISLLVKPALEAEMAEAGLSALFGEVEMPLLPVLAGMELAGVQIDGAVLAAMAAEFGEQLASLESRIYELVGHPFNIGSPKQLEQILFHELELPATKRTRTGYSTDASVLEELKDKHEVVALILEHRQVAKLKSTYVDALPLLMDANGRVHTTYSQAVAATGRLSSTDPNLQNIPIRTALGRRIRRAFVAPPGKLLLAADYSQVELRILAHVSGDPGLKAAFAAHEDIHRSTAARVLKLKPEEVTFEQRSMAKMVNFGVAYGMSDFGLADRLRIPREEAHAFIADYFAAYEGIRRYIIEVKILARDQGFVSTLLGRRRYIPELSARNPSLRQAGERMAINMPIQGTAADGIKIAMVRLAAAMQERGLQSQMLLQVHDELVFETDEAEMPVLATLAREVMEAALPLDVPLTVDLKVGADWDRMDRLEPIADGGWRRVAPPAGEAEPEEPVLAEVVG, encoded by the coding sequence ATGGCAGACCGCCGACCGATCCTGATGCTCATCGACGGACCGAGCATCGTGTATCGGGCCTATTTCGCGATGATGCAGACGCCGCTCACCACGTCGGACGGCATGCTCGTGACCGGGATCTTCGGCTTCCTCAACATCGTCCTGCGCGGGATGCAGGACCTGAAGCCGGACTACGCCATCGTCAGCTTCGACCTCGGCAGGCCGCAGTTCCGCTTCGATGCCTATCCGGACTACAAGGCCGGCCGGCCTTCGATGCCCGATGACCTGCGCGCCCAGTTCCCGATCGTCCGCGAGCTGGTGACGATGATGGGCATGCCGATCCGCGAGCTGGCGGGCTACGAGGCCGATGACGTGATCGGCACCCTGGCTCTCGAGGCCGCGGCCGCCGGGGTGGACACCTACATCGTGTCGGGCGACCTGGACGGCCTGCAGCTGGTCAACGACCACATCCGGCTCTTCACGACCCGGATGGGGGTCGCCAACACGGTCGTCTACGACGAGGCCAAGGTGGCCGAGCGCTACGGCCTGCGTCCCGACCAGATGCTCGACTACAAGGCGCTCAAGGGCGACACCTCCGACAACATCCCCGGCGTGCCGGGGGTGGGGGAGAAGACGGCCGTCGCCCTCCTCCAGCAGTTCGGCTCGCTCGACGCCCTGTACGAGCACCTCGACGAGGTGAAGGGCAAGCTCCGCGAAAGGCTGGCAGAGCACCGGGAGTCGGCCTTCCTGTCGCGTCGGGTGGGGCGCATCGTGACCGACCTGCCGGTTGCTCTCGAGCTCGAGACGGCGCGCACGAGCCGCTACGACCGCCGCGCAGTGGCGCAGCGCCTGCGCGAGCTCGAGTTCCGCTCCCTGATCGATCGGCTGCCGCCCTCGAGCATCGCCCCGACCGGGCACGATGCGCCGGAGCGCGACACGAAGGGCGGCCTCCAGCTGTCGCTCGACCTGCTCGGGGGGAGCGGGGCGTCGCAGGCGGCAGGCGGCGGCGCAGCCGATGGGGCGTCCTCCCGCGCCGCGCCGGACCCGCTCGTCGATCCCGGCGGCGCCATCGAGCACGTCGATCCGCGCATTCCGCGCAGCGAGGCAGATCTGGTGGAGCTGGAGGCCTGGCTGGCGGCACACGGGGACGCGGTTGGGCTGGGCTGGGCGGCGGGTCCTGGGCGCATCCACGGCCGGGCGCTGCTGGGGATCGCGATGGCCGGAGCCGATGGCTCGTGCTGGTACCTGCCGCTGGATGTCGGAGATGGCACGCCGTGGCTTCCCCGGTGGTTCGCCCGCGACGATCGGACGCTGATCGGGCACGACCTCAAGCAGATGATCGTGCTCCTGGCACGGCTGGGGACCCCGCTGCAAGGGCCCGCGGTCGACACGCTGGTGGCGTCCTACATGCTCAATCCGGCGCTGCGCGCCCAGACCCTGGACGACCTCGCCGCCAACCGCTACGGCGCCGAGCTGCCGCCTCCGCCGGTCAGCGGCGAGTCCGGGGCGGAAGAGTCGGTGGTCGCTCGCCGAGCGGCGGCCGAGGCCCTCATCTCGCTGCTCGTCAAGCCGGCTCTCGAGGCCGAGATGGCCGAGGCTGGGCTGTCGGCCCTCTTCGGCGAGGTGGAGATGCCCCTGCTGCCCGTTCTCGCCGGCATGGAGCTGGCCGGCGTCCAGATCGACGGGGCCGTGCTGGCGGCCATGGCGGCCGAGTTCGGCGAGCAGCTGGCATCGCTCGAGTCGCGCATCTACGAGCTGGTCGGCCATCCCTTCAACATCGGCTCGCCCAAGCAGCTCGAGCAGATCCTGTTCCACGAGCTGGAACTGCCCGCCACCAAGCGGACGCGTACCGGCTACTCGACCGATGCATCGGTCCTGGAGGAGCTGAAGGACAAGCACGAGGTGGTGGCGCTGATCTTGGAGCACCGCCAGGTCGCAAAGCTCAAGTCGACCTACGTCGACGCGCTGCCGCTGCTGATGGACGCGAACGGCCGCGTGCACACCACGTACTCGCAGGCGGTGGCGGCCACCGGTCGACTGTCGAGCACCGACCCCAACCTCCAGAACATCCCGATCCGGACCGCCCTGGGCCGGCGCATCCGTCGCGCCTTCGTCGCCCCTCCCGGCAAGCTCCTGCTGGCGGCGGACTACTCGCAGGTCGAGCTCCGCATCCTGGCGCACGTCTCCGGCGACCCGGGGCTCAAGGCCGCCTTCGCCGCGCACGAGGATATCCACCGCTCCACCGCCGCGCGCGTGCTGAAGCTCAAGCCGGAGGAGGTCACCTTCGAGCAGCGCAGCATGGCCAAGATGGTGAATTTCGGGGTCGCCTACGGGATGAGCGACTTCGGCCTGGCGGATCGGCTGCGCATCCCGCGCGAGGAGGCCCACGCCTTCATCGCCGACTACTTCGCCGCCTACGAGGGGATCCGGCGCTACATCATCGAGGTGAAGATCCTCGCCCGCGACCAGGGTTTCGTCTCGACCCTGCTCGGCCGGCGGCGCTACATCCCCGAGCTTTCCGCCCGTAATCCATCGCTGCGCCAGGCTGGCGAGCGGATGGCGATCAACATGCCGATCCAGGGCACGGCCGCAGACGGCATCAAGATCGCCATGGTCCGGCTGGCCGCGGCGATGCAGGAGCGCGGCCTCCAGTCGCAGATGCTGCTGCAGGTCCACGACGAGCTCGTCTTTGAGACCGATGAGGCCGAGATGCCGGTCCTGGCAACGCTCGCCCGGGAGGTGATGGAGGCTGCCCTGCCGCTCGACGTCCCGCTCACGGTCGACCTCAAGGTGGGCGCGGACTGGGATCGAATGGACCGCCTCGAGCCGATTGCCGACGGTGGCTGGCGTCGGGTGGCGCCGCCGGCGGGTGAGGCAGAGCCGGAGGAGCCGGTCCTCGCCGAAGTGGTCGGCTGA
- a CDS encoding uracil-DNA glycosylase family protein: protein MPRCEGGSAPVLSGDGRELAMLIGQAPGWREIETGLPFAHDAGKRLLGWLGLAGVSVDDFRSRWYVTSVAKCYPGRRPGASVDSPPSRAEVLRWAPYLESELRLLAPRLIALVGGLAHRHAFGASARLDDLVGQELAWEAAPGASVIALPHPSGASTWLNDPARVELWRRGIDLLAARWQALGAAP, encoded by the coding sequence ATGCCACGCTGCGAGGGCGGGTCGGCGCCGGTCCTCTCGGGCGACGGACGCGAGCTGGCGATGCTCATCGGGCAGGCTCCTGGCTGGCGCGAGATCGAGACCGGCCTGCCGTTCGCGCACGACGCTGGCAAGCGGCTCCTCGGCTGGCTCGGCCTCGCCGGGGTCAGCGTCGACGACTTCCGCTCGCGCTGGTACGTGACCTCGGTCGCGAAGTGCTATCCGGGGCGTCGACCGGGAGCCTCGGTGGATTCGCCGCCGTCGCGGGCGGAGGTGCTGCGCTGGGCGCCCTACCTCGAGAGTGAGCTGCGTCTCCTCGCCCCGCGCCTGATTGCGCTGGTCGGCGGGCTGGCGCATCGGCACGCGTTCGGCGCGAGCGCCCGTCTCGACGACCTGGTCGGCCAGGAGCTTGCCTGGGAGGCAGCACCGGGCGCATCGGTGATCGCGCTGCCACATCCATCGGGGGCGTCAACCTGGCTGAATGACCCGGCGCGAGTCGAGCTCTGGCGACGCGGGATCGACCTGCTGGCGGCTCGCTGGCAGGCGCTCGGCGCGGCCCCATGA
- a CDS encoding J domain-containing protein, protein MPSDALHDPYAVLGIARDATPQQVAGAHRRLAKRFHPDLHPDEETATHMRQVNEAWRILSTSARRAEYDAGHPTAGTPSSGHWAASRRPIRPSQPTTTRTWATWRATNAETRAAPRTIRQPGEVQLPPTRRPTPLETGPRTFRDSGWAALIVAAVFLTLLAIAVVVGKLA, encoded by the coding sequence GTGCCAAGCGACGCTCTTCACGATCCCTACGCCGTGCTCGGGATCGCCCGCGATGCCACGCCGCAGCAGGTCGCCGGTGCCCATCGGCGGCTGGCAAAACGCTTCCATCCCGACCTGCATCCGGACGAGGAGACGGCGACGCACATGCGGCAGGTCAACGAGGCGTGGCGCATCCTCTCGACGAGCGCACGCCGAGCTGAGTACGACGCGGGACACCCCACCGCCGGCACGCCGAGCAGCGGGCATTGGGCCGCATCGCGGCGGCCGATCCGTCCGTCGCAGCCGACGACCACGCGGACCTGGGCGACCTGGCGCGCCACCAATGCGGAGACCCGCGCCGCGCCTCGGACGATTCGTCAGCCTGGCGAGGTCCAGCTGCCGCCGACGCGTCGACCGACACCGCTGGAGACCGGGCCGCGCACGTTCCGCGACTCCGGCTGGGCGGCGTTGATCGTGGCCGCGGTATTCCTGACGCTGCTGGCGATCGCGGTGGTGGTGGGAAAGCTCGCCTAG
- the uvrA gene encoding excinuclease ABC subunit UvrA, with the protein MPSDRIVVRGAREHNLKNLDVEMPRDRLIVITGLSGSGKSSLAFDTIYAEGQRRYVESLSAYARQFLGQIEKPDVDQIDGLSPAISIDQKGSSRNPRSTVGTVTEVYDYLRLLFARIGRMHCPICGREIARQTVEQIIDQLYELPEGTRLMLLAPLVRDRKGEHEKLLAGAKQGGFVRVRVDGELRDLDEQIDLDKKFKHSIEIVVDRLVVRRTDDDGAPRPDASRMADSIETALRLSDGTLLVHLPDDGPKGSDRLYSERYACPVHGGSFEEPAPRNFSFNSPHGACPACTGLGNRLEIDPDRVLPNPSLSLAEGAVLPWRRMVATASWFATILEAVADRYGFRTDTPIGELTDEAREILLRGNHGERVTVRYKSRQGQEHSYSTTFEGVLPNLERRYRETSSEATKTEIERYMTQRPCPTCGGMRLKPESLSVTVGDRNIIETTRLAVTDALAWYAGLSDLLTDRENQIARQVLKEIRARLGFLVDVGLDYLTLDRASGSLSGGEAQRIRLATQIGSSLMGCLYILDEPSIGLHQRDNDRLIATLMRLRDLGNTLIVVEHDEETIRAADWVIDIGPGAGEHGGELIHSGPLPELLASQRSITAAYLRGDRAVPVPATRRRGSGEWLTVRGARENNLRGVDIAFPLGRFVAVTGVSGSGKSSLVTQILYPALAARIWGSRERPGAHDAIEGIDRIDKVIEIDQSPIGRTPRSNPATYTGLWAPLRELLAAVPESRLRGYRPGRFSFNVKGGRCEACEGAGIVQIEMHFLPDVYVQCEVCKGKRYNRETLEIHYKGHNVAEILEMTVDEALAFFSAVPSIRNKLQTLHDVGMGYIHLGQPATTLSGGEAQRVKLSTELSKRATGQTLYILDEPTTGLHFDDVARLLQVLGRLVETGNTVVVIEHNLDVIKSADWVIDLGPEGGAAGGDLVAAGTPEQIARTRASHTGRYLRHALGMGEEAPARRARRREPAAVAG; encoded by the coding sequence ATGCCCTCCGACCGGATCGTCGTGCGCGGCGCGCGCGAGCACAACCTCAAGAACCTCGACGTGGAGATGCCGCGCGACCGGCTGATCGTGATCACCGGCCTCTCGGGAAGCGGCAAGAGCAGCCTTGCCTTCGACACCATCTACGCCGAGGGACAGCGTCGCTACGTCGAGTCGCTGAGCGCCTATGCGCGGCAGTTCCTTGGCCAGATTGAGAAGCCGGACGTCGACCAGATCGACGGCCTCAGCCCGGCGATCAGCATCGACCAGAAGGGCTCCAGCCGGAACCCGCGCTCGACGGTCGGCACCGTGACGGAGGTGTACGACTACCTGCGCCTCCTGTTTGCCCGGATCGGCCGCATGCACTGCCCGATCTGCGGACGCGAGATCGCGCGCCAGACGGTGGAGCAGATCATCGACCAGCTCTACGAGCTCCCCGAGGGGACGCGACTGATGCTGCTGGCCCCGCTGGTGCGCGACCGCAAGGGCGAGCACGAGAAGCTCCTGGCCGGCGCCAAGCAGGGCGGCTTCGTGCGGGTTCGGGTCGACGGGGAGCTGCGTGACCTTGACGAGCAGATCGACCTCGACAAGAAGTTCAAGCATTCGATCGAGATCGTGGTCGACCGACTGGTCGTGCGACGGACCGATGACGACGGCGCTCCCCGGCCCGATGCCTCCCGCATGGCGGACTCGATCGAGACCGCCCTGCGACTCTCGGATGGAACGCTCCTGGTCCACCTTCCTGACGACGGGCCGAAGGGAAGCGACCGGCTCTACAGCGAGCGCTACGCCTGCCCCGTGCACGGGGGCAGCTTCGAGGAGCCGGCGCCCCGCAACTTCAGCTTCAACTCGCCGCACGGGGCATGCCCGGCCTGCACGGGGCTCGGCAATCGGCTCGAGATCGACCCCGACCGGGTCCTGCCCAACCCGTCGCTGTCCCTCGCCGAAGGGGCGGTCCTGCCGTGGCGCCGCATGGTGGCGACCGCATCGTGGTTCGCCACCATCCTGGAGGCGGTCGCGGACCGGTATGGGTTCCGGACGGACACGCCGATCGGCGAGCTCACCGACGAGGCGCGCGAGATCCTGCTCCGCGGCAACCACGGGGAGCGGGTCACGGTCCGATACAAGTCGCGCCAGGGGCAGGAGCACTCCTACTCGACCACGTTCGAAGGGGTCCTGCCCAACCTCGAGCGCCGCTATCGCGAGACCAGCTCGGAGGCGACCAAGACCGAGATCGAGCGCTACATGACGCAGCGGCCGTGCCCGACCTGCGGCGGCATGCGCCTCAAGCCCGAATCGCTCTCCGTGACGGTCGGCGATCGGAACATCATCGAGACGACCCGGCTGGCGGTGACCGATGCGCTGGCCTGGTATGCCGGCCTGTCCGACCTGCTCACCGATCGCGAGAACCAGATCGCGCGGCAGGTGCTCAAGGAGATTCGCGCGCGGCTCGGCTTCCTGGTCGACGTCGGGCTCGACTACCTGACCCTCGACCGGGCGAGCGGCTCGCTCTCCGGAGGTGAGGCGCAGCGGATCCGGCTGGCGACACAGATCGGATCGAGCCTGATGGGGTGCCTCTACATCCTCGACGAGCCGTCGATCGGCCTGCACCAGCGGGACAACGACCGGTTGATCGCGACCCTGATGCGGCTGCGTGACCTCGGCAACACCCTGATCGTGGTCGAGCACGACGAGGAGACGATCCGGGCCGCCGACTGGGTGATCGACATCGGGCCTGGGGCGGGGGAGCACGGCGGGGAGCTGATCCACTCCGGGCCGCTGCCGGAGCTGCTGGCCAGCCAGCGCTCGATCACGGCGGCCTACCTGCGCGGCGACCGGGCAGTGCCGGTGCCGGCGACGCGGCGCCGGGGCAGCGGGGAGTGGCTGACCGTGCGCGGCGCGCGCGAGAACAACCTGCGCGGAGTCGATATCGCCTTCCCGCTGGGCCGGTTCGTGGCCGTCACCGGGGTGAGCGGTTCGGGCAAGTCGAGCCTCGTGACGCAGATCCTGTATCCAGCGCTGGCCGCGCGGATCTGGGGCTCCCGCGAGCGTCCCGGCGCCCACGACGCGATCGAGGGGATCGACCGCATCGACAAGGTGATCGAGATCGACCAGAGCCCGATCGGGCGAACCCCGCGCTCGAACCCCGCGACCTACACGGGGCTGTGGGCACCGCTGCGCGAGCTGCTGGCCGCAGTTCCCGAGTCGCGGCTGCGGGGGTATCGGCCGGGACGCTTCAGCTTCAACGTCAAGGGCGGGCGCTGCGAAGCCTGCGAGGGGGCGGGGATCGTGCAGATCGAGATGCACTTCCTGCCCGATGTGTACGTGCAGTGCGAGGTGTGCAAGGGGAAGCGCTACAACCGCGAGACGCTCGAGATCCATTACAAGGGGCACAACGTCGCCGAGATCCTGGAGATGACGGTCGACGAGGCCCTCGCCTTCTTCAGCGCCGTCCCGTCGATCCGCAACAAGCTGCAGACGCTGCACGACGTGGGGATGGGCTATATCCACCTCGGCCAGCCGGCGACGACCCTCTCCGGCGGCGAGGCGCAGCGGGTGAAGCTGTCGACCGAGCTCTCGAAGCGCGCCACCGGCCAGACCCTCTACATCCTCGATGAGCCGACCACCGGGCTGCACTTCGACGACGTGGCCCGCCTCCTGCAGGTGCTGGGGCGCCTGGTGGAGACCGGCAACACGGTGGTGGTGATCGAGCACAACCTCGACGTGATCAAGAGCGCCGACTGGGTCATCGACCTCGGCCCGGAGGGTGGCGCCGCCGGGGGCGACCTCGTCGCGGCCGGAACGCCGGAGCAGATCGCGCGAACGCGCGCCTCGCACACCGGGCGGTACCTGCGCCATGCCCTTGGGATGGGCGAGGAGGCTCCCGCGCGGCGCGCCCGCCGTCGCGAGCCTGCCGCGGTCGCTGGCTAG
- a CDS encoding sigma-70 family RNA polymerase sigma factor — protein sequence MLPRDPARPASRTAPLSDEAAVIARAAAGDRNAFTQLIEHYQSACYGLAWRLLGDPDQAADAAQDAFVHAYDAIAKYRGGLFRSWLLRITANASYDILRRAQRKPTTTLPDAEEGEAELPDRSAADPEAEAGRSELYRYLDAALRLLPQDQRTAVVLCDVYGMDYGEVADATESALGTVKSRIHRGRLRLRELMAEHRELFLNEARLDR from the coding sequence ATGCTTCCTCGCGACCCCGCCCGGCCCGCGTCGCGCACCGCGCCCCTCTCCGACGAGGCAGCGGTGATCGCCCGTGCGGCGGCGGGGGATCGCAACGCCTTCACGCAGCTCATCGAGCACTACCAATCGGCCTGCTATGGCCTGGCCTGGCGGCTGCTGGGTGATCCCGACCAGGCCGCCGATGCCGCCCAGGACGCGTTCGTGCATGCCTATGACGCCATCGCCAAGTACCGCGGCGGGCTCTTCCGATCATGGCTGCTGCGGATCACGGCCAATGCCAGCTACGACATCCTGCGGCGGGCCCAGCGCAAGCCGACCACCACGCTGCCGGACGCCGAGGAGGGGGAGGCGGAGCTGCCGGACCGCTCGGCCGCCGATCCCGAGGCGGAGGCCGGCCGCTCGGAGCTGTACCGCTACCTTGACGCCGCCCTGCGGCTGCTGCCGCAGGACCAGCGCACGGCGGTCGTGCTGTGCGACGTGTACGGGATGGACTACGGCGAGGTGGCCGACGCGACCGAGTCCGCCCTCGGGACCGTCAAGTCGCGCATCCACCGTGGCCGCCTCCGCCTCCGCGAGCTGATGGCCGAGCACCGGGAACTGTTCCTGAACGAGGCGCGTCTGGACCGATGA
- the mutM gene encoding bifunctional DNA-formamidopyrimidine glycosylase/DNA-(apurinic or apyrimidinic site) lyase yields the protein MPELPEVETVARDLQHWVAGATIAEAEVRWERTIRHPQPGERFAAELRGATIRRVGRRAKSVLLHLDDGRVMTVALRMTGALIVAPPGTPDDRYARVVFRLADGRELRYRDVRKFGRIGLWERGGVPRTGRRGSTGRRVAEAREPYRVGDVFARHGPEPLARSFSSARLAARLQGRSARLKTLLLDQTFIAGVGNIYADEALWRARLHPLRAADTFTPKEVRRLHRAVRAVLRQGIVNRGASFADYVGADGEPGDNAERLVVYRRTGQPCLRCGRPISRIVVGQRSTHFCPHCQVLPGERGPA from the coding sequence ATGCCCGAGCTCCCCGAGGTCGAGACCGTGGCGCGCGATCTGCAGCACTGGGTGGCGGGCGCCACGATCGCGGAAGCCGAGGTGCGCTGGGAGCGGACGATCCGCCACCCACAGCCGGGTGAGCGGTTCGCCGCGGAGCTGCGCGGCGCGACCATCCGCCGCGTCGGGCGGCGGGCCAAGAGCGTCCTGCTGCACCTCGACGACGGTCGGGTGATGACCGTCGCGCTGCGGATGACCGGTGCGCTGATCGTCGCCCCGCCGGGGACCCCGGACGACCGCTACGCCCGCGTCGTCTTCCGCCTGGCCGATGGCCGTGAGCTGCGCTACCGGGACGTGCGCAAGTTCGGAAGGATCGGGCTCTGGGAGCGCGGAGGTGTGCCGAGGACCGGCCGGCGGGGAAGCACCGGGCGCCGCGTCGCGGAGGCACGTGAGCCGTATCGAGTCGGTGACGTGTTCGCGCGTCACGGGCCGGAGCCCCTGGCCCGCTCGTTCAGCTCGGCCCGACTCGCCGCCCGGCTGCAGGGACGATCAGCCCGCCTCAAGACGCTGCTCCTCGACCAGACCTTCATCGCCGGGGTCGGCAACATCTACGCGGACGAAGCTCTGTGGCGCGCGCGGCTCCACCCGTTGCGCGCCGCCGACACGTTCACGCCCAAGGAGGTGCGGCGCCTCCACCGGGCAGTGCGAGCCGTCCTGCGCCAGGGGATCGTGAACCGGGGCGCGAGCTTCGCGGACTACGTGGGGGCGGACGGCGAGCCGGGCGACAACGCGGAACGGCTTGTGGTCTATCGGCGCACCGGCCAGCCCTGCCTTCGCTGCGGGCGCCCGATCTCGCGCATCGTGGTGGGGCAGCGCAGCACGCACTTCTGCCCGCACTGCCAGGTGCTGCCCGGCGAAAGAGGGCCGGCATGA
- the coaE gene encoding dephospho-CoA kinase (Dephospho-CoA kinase (CoaE) performs the final step in coenzyme A biosynthesis.) — MKVIGLTGNIGCGKSTVAGMLRDLGVATIDADEVARQVRNNDGVARRRIEQRFGTSDAGELAEIVFTDAGALADLEAILHPPVRDEVRSRLAELMAAGAEAACIEAIKLLESPLLDRCDEIWVVRCDEAEALARLAERGVDEGAARARLANQTSQEDKVAAADRVIDGSASIDETRRQVEAAYRALMAVR; from the coding sequence ATGAAGGTCATCGGGCTGACCGGCAACATCGGCTGCGGCAAGAGCACGGTCGCCGGCATGCTGCGCGACCTGGGGGTCGCCACCATTGACGCCGACGAGGTGGCCCGCCAGGTTCGCAACAACGACGGAGTCGCTCGGCGGCGCATCGAGCAGCGCTTCGGCACGTCGGATGCCGGGGAGCTGGCAGAGATCGTGTTCACCGACGCGGGGGCGCTCGCCGACCTGGAGGCGATCCTCCATCCCCCGGTCCGCGACGAGGTGCGGTCCCGGCTGGCGGAGCTGATGGCTGCCGGCGCCGAGGCGGCCTGCATCGAGGCGATCAAGCTGCTCGAGTCGCCGCTTCTGGATCGGTGCGATGAGATCTGGGTGGTGCGTTGCGACGAGGCCGAAGCGCTCGCGCGCCTCGCCGAGCGGGGCGTCGACGAGGGGGCCGCACGAGCGCGACTCGCGAACCAGACGTCGCAGGAGGACAAGGTCGCGGCGGCCGACCGGGTGATCGATGGCTCGGCCTCGATCGACGAGACGCGACGCCAGGTCGAGGCCGCCTATCGGGCATTGATGGCGGTTCGCTAG
- a CDS encoding NEW3 domain-containing protein, with protein sequence MPTVPIHGRRRGAPLAAIGLFLSSTLALAPAAMAAGATLTTPYPSIVVAPGSTVGFDIAVTGTANQQVALSVSGLPAGWVATLRGGGYVVSGVQTDVDGIATVRLEIDIPATATDGASTVTVAAVAGGVRSTLPLSIQVSTAASGEVTLASDYPSLQGASGTTFTFNLTLRNESSEDLTFAVTAVGSEGWEVNATLTGQTQAASAVVKASDSAAVSVSATPPTDVAPDTYPINVRATVGDRTIDAELSVVVTGTTALTLTTPDQRLSNSGAAGSSITQQLLVHNDGTQPLEAVVVSATAPTDWTVTFSPSDTIDSIAADDDATITATIVPSNDAIAGDYVVTYRAQSPDADGSVEIRMTIETSPLFGFVGLALIALVLFGLWWVFQRYGRR encoded by the coding sequence GTGCCGACCGTACCGATCCATGGGCGCAGGCGAGGCGCCCCGCTGGCCGCCATCGGCCTGTTCCTGAGCAGCACCCTTGCGCTCGCCCCAGCCGCCATGGCCGCCGGTGCGACGCTCACGACACCCTACCCGTCCATCGTCGTGGCGCCCGGTTCCACGGTGGGCTTCGACATCGCGGTGACGGGCACCGCGAACCAGCAGGTCGCCCTCTCCGTCTCGGGTCTGCCGGCTGGCTGGGTCGCCACCCTGCGTGGCGGCGGATACGTGGTCAGCGGCGTCCAGACCGATGTCGACGGCATTGCCACCGTCCGGCTCGAGATTGACATTCCCGCCACCGCGACCGATGGAGCGTCAACGGTGACCGTGGCAGCCGTGGCTGGCGGAGTGCGCAGCACGCTGCCGCTGAGCATTCAGGTCAGCACCGCGGCCTCTGGAGAGGTGACCCTGGCCAGCGACTACCCCTCGCTGCAGGGCGCGTCCGGCACGACCTTCACCTTCAACCTCACCCTGCGCAACGAGAGCTCGGAGGACCTGACCTTCGCCGTCACCGCCGTGGGGTCCGAGGGCTGGGAGGTCAACGCCACGCTGACCGGACAGACGCAGGCGGCAAGCGCCGTGGTCAAGGCGAGCGACAGCGCGGCGGTCTCGGTATCGGCCACGCCACCGACCGACGTCGCGCCGGACACCTATCCCATCAACGTGCGAGCCACTGTCGGCGACCGGACGATCGATGCGGAGCTGTCGGTGGTGGTGACCGGCACCACCGCCCTGACCCTGACCACCCCTGACCAGCGGCTCAGCAACTCCGGCGCCGCCGGCAGCTCGATCACGCAGCAGCTGCTGGTCCACAACGACGGGACCCAGCCTCTCGAAGCGGTCGTCGTCTCCGCAACCGCGCCAACCGACTGGACGGTCACCTTCAGCCCGTCCGACACGATCGACAGCATCGCCGCTGACGATGACGCGACCATCACCGCCACGATCGTGCCGTCCAACGACGCGATCGCCGGCGACTACGTGGTCACCTATCGAGCCCAGAGCCCCGATGCGGATGGCTCCGTCGAGATCCGCATGACGATCGAGACCTCGCCGCTCTTCGGGTTCGTCGGGCTGGCACTCATCGCTCTGGTCCTGTTCGGCCTGTGGTGGGTCTTCCAGCGGTACGGACGGCGGTGA